In the genome of Sciurus carolinensis chromosome 3, mSciCar1.2, whole genome shotgun sequence, one region contains:
- the Hexim1 gene encoding protein HEXIM1, which produces MAEPLLSEYQHQPQTSNCTGAAVVHEERNPERPPGAEERVPEEDSRWQSRASPKSGGRPGPEGEGSQEPQPPPLQTQACPESSCLEAGEKGQNGDDLSAGGISPSAGGEPTSEPLAQPCHDSEANKLGAPAAGGEETWGQQQRQLGKKKHRRRPSKKKRHWKPYYKLTWEEKKKFDEKQSLRASRIRAEMFAKGQPVAPYNTTQFLMDDHDQEEPDLKTGLYPKRTAAKSDDTSDEDFMEEAGEEDGGSDGMGGDGSEFLQRDFSETYERYHAESLQNMSKQELIKEYLELEKCLSRMEDENNRLRLESKRLGGDDARVRELELELDRLRAENLQLLTENELHRQQERAPLSKFGD; this is translated from the coding sequence ATGGCCGAGCCACTCTTGTCAGAATATCAACACCAGCCTCAAACTAGCAACTGTACAGGTGCTGCTGTTGTCCATGAAGAGCGGAACCCTGAGCGCCCCCCAGGCGCGGAGGAGCGGGTGCCCGAGGAGGACAGTAGGTGGCAATCGAGAGCGTCCCCCAAGTCGGGTGGCCGGCCGGGGCCGGAGGGGGAAGGGAGCCAGgagccccagcctcctcccctgcAGACCCAGGCCTGTCCAGAATCAAGCTGCCTGGAAGCAGGCGAGAAGGGCCAAAATGGGGACGACTTGTCCGCTGGTGGCATCTCCCCGTCGGCGGGAGGGGAACCGACGTCCGAGCCGCTTGCCCAACCGTGTCATGACTCGGAGGCCAACAAGTTGGGGGCTCCTGCCGCTGGTGGCGAGGAAACGTGGGGACAACAGCAGAGACAGCTAGGTAAGAAGAAACATAGGAGACGCCCCTCCAAGAAAAAGCGACATTGGAAACCGTACTACAAGCTGAcctgggaagagaagaaaaagttcgACGAGAAGCAGAGCCTGCGAGCTTCCAGGATTCGAGCCGAGATGTTCGCCAAGGGCCAGCCGGTCGCGCCCTATAATACCACGCAGTTCCTCATGGATGACCACGACCAGGAGGAGCCAGATCTCAAAACCGGCCTCTACCCCAAACGAACCGCCGCCAAATCCGACGATACTAGTGATGAGGACTTTATGGAAGAAGCGGGTGAAGAGGACGGGGGTAGCGACGGGATGGGAGGGGACGGCAGTGAGTTTCTGCAGCGGGACTTCTCGGAGACGTACGAGCGGTACCACGCGGAAAGCCTGCAGAACATGAGCAAGCAGGAGCTCATCAAAGAGTACCTGGAGCTGGAGAAGTGCCTCTCGCGCATGGAGGACGAGAACAACCGGCTGCGGCTGGAAAGCAAGCGGCTGGGTGGCGACGACGCGCGTGTGCGGGAGCTAGAGCTGGAGCTAGACCGACTGCGCGCGGAGAACCTCCAGCTGCTGACCGAGAACGAACTGCACAGGCAACAGGAGCGTGCGCCGCTTTCCAAGTTTGGAGACTAG